CGccagctccgcgcccgccgcgttGTTCTCCCGCGCCAGCACCGTGTACACGGCCTGCGCGAAcgccggcgcgttgtcgttcacgtCCGACACCGGCACCCGCAGCCCGCGGCTcgcgcgcagcggcggcgccccgccgtcCTCCGCCCGCACCTCCACCTCGTACTCCGCCACCCGCTCCCGGTCCAGCGCCTCCCGCAGCACCAGCGAGTACGAGCCCTCGAACGTCGCCACCAGCCCGAACGGCGCCGGCGGCCACACCGCGCACCGCACCCGCCCGTTCGCCCCCGAGTCCCGGTCCGACACGCTCAGCAGCGCCACCACCGTCCCCACCGCCGCGTCCTCGGGCACCGGCACCGACAGCGACGTCACCCACACctccggcgcgttgtcgttcacgtccaccacctccagctccacGCTGCAGTGCCCCGATAACGGAGGCGCCCCCCTGTCTTTCGCTTCCACTTGTATCTCGTATAGACAAACGTCCTCAAAATCCAGGGGACCCGCCAGCTTCATCTCCCCTGTGCTCGAGTCCAGCACGAACAGGTCCTTTCCACTGGCAGGGATTACGTTGTTCACTGTGTACGCCACTTGGCTGTTCATTCCCTCGTCCGGATCCGTGGCTCTCACACGCACCACCAGCGTCCCCTCTGCAGCGCTCTCCGCCAGCTGCACTTTATAGATCGACTGGTTGAACTCGGGAGCGTTGTCGTTCACATCCAGCACCGAGATCACCAGCTCCATCGTGCCCGACAGCGACGGTCTGCCCCCGTCACTCGCCGTCAGCAGCAACCGGTGCACAGGCATCGCCTCCCGGTCCAGTGCCTTCGACAGCACCAGAAATAACGATTTCCTGTTTTCATCCGCGGATTTCACTTCTAAAGCGAAATGCTCGCTCGGGCTGAGTTTGTAGGAGAGCTGCGCGTTGGCTCCGATGTCGGCGTCCGACGCGCCCTCCAGCGGGAAGCGGGAGCCCGGCAGCGTTGTTAATTCCGCGACACTGAGGTTTTTGCGGGCGGCGGGGAAGAGCGGGGCATTGTCGTTGATGTCGGTGACCTCCAGCTCCACGTGGAAGACGCGCAGCGGCcgctccaccagcacctccaggCGCAGGGCGCACGGCGCGCTCTTCCCGCACAGCTCCTCCCGGTCCAGCCGCGAGCTCACCACCagcgccccgctcgccccgctcACCTCCACGCTCGCCCGCCGCCCCTTCGCCACCAGCCGCAGCCGACGCGCCTCCAGCTCGCCCGCCTCCAGACCCAGGTCCTGCGCCAGGCGACCCACCACCGTGCCGGCCTTGGCCTCCTCCGGCACCGAGTAGCGCACCTGACCGCCGCCCAGCGCCCACGCCGCCTGCAGCACCAGCACCCGCAGCAGCGCCCGCGCGCACACGCCCATGGCCAGCGCCGGCACCCGCACGGGCCCGCACGCCTcacggctcccggctcccggcaccgccgccgctcgccgccgctccccggcgccgccgcccgcgccctgcCGCTCCCCCCGCGCTCACAGCCGGGCTTTCCGCCGCACcggggcggagccgccgcgccgtgccgcgacGCCGCCGTTTCTGAGCCTGCAGCGACACCGTGTGCCCcgctgcggcgccgcgccggcaAAGCCGCCTTCCTGCGGCCGTCAGGCCCGGGCCGCCGCGCCAGGCCGCGACACCCGCggcctctgccgccgccgccccgcagctgCCCGGCCACGGCTGCGCCCCGCTCTCCGGCTCCCTCTCAGCTCAGACGCGGCGGCTTCCTCTGCTCCGCGCTTCACACGCCTTCCCAGGCACGCAAACGCCACCACCCCTCGGCGACCTCTGCCCGGGCTGAGCCACCCTCCCGCGGAGCAAGGCTTTTCTCACCGCAAGCTTCGCCTCCCGTGGCGCAGTTCATGCTCTTGCTCCTTCCGTAGGCAGAGCAGTGGCTCGCTGCACCCATACAGTCGAAGCAGAGCGAGCAGCATATTGGTAAGGTTGTTCGCCTGGAGCCCAGCGAGAAGCACTCGAAAGTGGAGTAAGCGACGTCAGTGCACGAGCACTCTGTAGCCCGGTAAAACCGCTCATGTCATGGGCAGCGACAATCTATCTACAATTTGGACCACACCTAAGGATTTGTGGAGGTTCAAAACGCAGCCCCAAAGCAGCAAACGGAGTCCTGCGGTAGCTGCACAGACGGGGTGCAGCAAAACATCGGCAAGGGGCAGAATCTGCAACGGAACAACAAAGGAGGCAGAGGGAAGCGGAACGAGGCCCCCTGCAACCGGAACAACGTCCTGCTCCTAAACGATGCGATAGACTCTGCAGGGAACGGGTGAGCTCCCCCCGCTTCCTTTGGCGACGACGGGGCCATGAGCCGAAAAGCAGCAGGGATGCAGGAGGGAAACGGAGCACGGGAAATATCGCCCCCTTCGGACTCGCTTTCCCTCCGCGGGGAGCTCTCGGATCGCCTCCACCCCCGCGCCTGACACCATCAGAGACGGAGCCATCACCGCTAACTATGGGGCATCATCTCCCTGGCTTGGCACGCTCACACCTCATCAAGGGTAAGCTCGTTAGGGACTAACGGTATTCAGCAGTGAGACATCATGTTCCTTCATGTTGGTGAATTCTTTTTTTCGcccttctctctcctgcctttccctccccttACTGCTCCTTCCCTTCTATCCTCTTCCATTCCCTTATcaccccttcgccttctcttcttccctccgcttctcttctcctttcttccttcccttttccaaaGCGTTTTCTAAATGTCTACGCCACTCTTGACATGAAGCACGGGCACCACTTCAGGCAAAACCtcccctgcctcttcctgcctCTTTCCCATCATGTCTTGCACGAGCTCCCTGAGTACTGAGGATGCCGAAGGACTTTCGGGAACTGCTTTTCCAGACAAGTCTCTCTCGCTctgttgctctctctctctccatgtgtCAGTGGACTCAGAGCCACTGCGGCACAGAGCACACCTGGGAAGGCCTTCAGCAACAGGACCCTACCCCCGCTTCTATCCTCCTTGACTTCTCCTCACTTCTCTTTGCTCAGCAGGCCTAACAGCTCTCCTGGCTACTTGCAGGCTGGGCAAAGCATGCACTCTTCCCCTACACTTCAGCTCACTTTCTGGAAGACGAGTGCTCTCTTCATCCTCCGTCCATGGCAAACACCGAGCCTTGCACAACAGCTATAGTCCCATAGCAATGATTTCTGAATGATCACTGTTAACAGCAGGCACAGATTCTTCCCTCTTGCAAGCCTGGGTTTGAGACACAGATGTGGCTCAGAGGTTTCATGCACTGCCCTTCGTCGtcagaaagcacagcacagagcaaGGAAATCATATTGCAAGGACCATCTCCACTAGGCCGTAACAGAATGGTCCACCCTTTGAAATACATGATCAGCGTGACGCATGGTGAGTGTGGACGTACTCCAAAGAGTCCTAACAATGCCAGGGACTCCTCACTTCAGGAAGACAACCTGGACGTACATCGACAAGGAAAAGCTCagagaagagtaaaaaaataTAAGATAATCACAGCTCTTTGGTGGTTTTCCTCTCCTTCAGGGAAGACGTGTTTCTGTGCCTCGTTTTCCACTTGCAGCTCCACAACGAATGTCCAGCTCCTGCTCGTCTTTCCAGGCAGGCAAGCACTCACAGAACAACAGAGCCAGGACTTCAGTACCCACGGGAGTCAGTCCCCACACATTGCCTCACACCCACCTGTCACATAACCAAGCAGAAGCCGTGAAGGTTACCCCACTGCATTTTCACTGAGAACATCCCCACACGCTCCCACCACACCCACTGAGATAAACACACGAGGGATCTTCCACATTCAATCACACGTCCTTGCTCTCAGCCCCTCACACTGTCCCAGGAAGCAACGTGGAAGGCACGAGATGACTCAGAAGTGCTGCCGGCTGTGCCAAGCCTGCAGGCATGACCCAGGCAACATCACATCCATCCAAATAAATGTGTCACGACTGAACGGGAACACAGAGACATCTGCCTGTCAGGCACATCATCCTCTGTTGTCGTTTGAGGCACCTGGAAGTTCTGGCAGTGGCtgcttcttcagaaaaataaattagatcCTTCCTTCAGAAGGCGTTCTAAGGCAAATCTCCAGTGATCGATAACAAGGACAACTTCCCTGCAAGTGGGGTTTGCAAAAACTACGCACGTCTTGCCAAAGCTCTGAAATCCTTGCATTACTCACAATGTTCCTGTAGCCACTTCTGTGAAAAACGATGCAGAATGGAAAGCTGAAAACTGATGACATTCGCTCGAGGTCCAATGCAGCTCAATATTGGAGGAAAGAATTGCCCACACTGACGGCAAGCGGCCCCAGTTCGGAAATCTCACAGACATCAAAATGAAGCAGTCTGCATCTTGCACACAATTGCTGAGATAGCTCCTAAGTCAGGCTGGCGACAGGCAAAGGGGCTGGTTCTGGTGGCGGAAATGGTATCCCAGCTGGTACCCACATGCTCACCATCAGGCACCAAGACATTATCACAGcatatttctctcttctctcagaaAACAAGCAAGGCCTACCACCACCCGTGGACATGGAAGGGGCACAGTCAGGAACCGCGAGTGACGAGCTTCCACCAGCGTTCCTGGTCACTGAATGCGGGTGCTCGACAAATACACCCTGGAGAATGACCAGCATACTTTCCCGTGTCTTACACCTACCTTGAGATTTGCTCTTCTGCCTGTACCCTTTAAGGTACTAGGTGTGTTAACAACATCCTCGAATCGAGGCTTTTTCGATGACAAGCTTCACTTCCGAAGACGAAATTCACGCGGTTGCTCCTTCCGCAGACAGAACAGGGGCTTTCCCCCAACGCCCACCCCGCAGAGTGAAGCAATGCAGCATGTAGCAGCATGTAATTACTTCTGCTTTGCCTTGAACCCAGATAGAGGCGGCTGAAAACACTACATCCCGAGACACTGTGTAAGCACTGTGTAACACTGAAACATAGCTGGATACGACTGCCAGCTCCTATATATCTACATTTTGTAACATAGCCAAGCATGAGTAGATAACAATATGGAACCCCAGCGGGGGAAACTTGTAGTACAGTCGCACAAACGGCACACTGGAAAACACACACAAGGAATGAAATCTTCAAGATAACAACCAAGGATGCAGAAAGAACGTGAACAATGTCTGCTGGAACAGTAGACTCTGTAGGGAACAACTGAGGTTCTCTCCCGCTTCTCGAGGGCGGGGACTAAGAAGTGGGGAACGTGAACCCAGAAGGAAGAGCGAGCAAAggccaagaagaaagaaaatgagggagAGACAAGTCGCCCGCCTCCTTCTCGCCTTCCCTCCGCGGGGAGCTCTGGGATCGCCTCCACCACGGCACCTGAGACCTTCAAAGACGGAGCCATCAGCGCTAATTACGGGGCATCAGCTCCCTGCCATTGCCCACTCACACCTAATGAAGGCTAAGCTCGTTAGGGACTAAGCGCATTCAGTACATGAAGGTAACGTCTGTCAATGATGgcaatttccttcttttcttttacacccttccctttccttcctttcctctctttgttcAAAACATCCCGTTCCACaccattcccttcccttccccaacaCTCCCTTCCCGTCTCCTCTTCTGCGGTTCTTCCTTTTCCAAAGTGCTTTCTACATGTCGACTCCACTCCACTCAGCCTACCAAACCCCAGGCTCCAGAAGTTAGACTCCTTCTCAAAGCACACATCAGCTCCGAAAGCTGAGCGCATTTGCAAGCGAAGGCAGACACAACGGACATCGCTGCCAAGAGTCGGAGATCAAAGGCCTGACAAGCACCGGCCCCCCGCAGGCGCCCAGGGCCGAGCCCGCCTCCGAGAGGAGGCTCCAGAGGCACGGGGAAGAACTGTGAAAGAGTTTCCGGGAGACCCCGCAGGTGAGAAGGGGTAGAAAAGAAAGTGCCACTGACCGTGTCCAGGAGAGCGGGCGGATCCTGCGGCGTCTCCttcgccgcggggccggcggcgggcggcgggaagTTGGGGCTGAAAACCATGAGGTCGCTCTTGCCCGCGCCGTCCGCCACGCACAGGCTCCGGCTCTGGCGCTGCGAGTACGACCAGCTCCCCACTTCGCTGGCGCACACCAGCGTCGCCGGCCCGGGCCCCGACAGCacggccgcccgcggcgcccacCGCGACGCCCCGTACAGCACCACCGCCAGCAGGAACACGCTCGACACCGCGCAGATGGCCACCACCAGCCACACgttcgtcgccgccgccgccgccgccgccgcgccgccctcggcgcccgccgccggccgcagccccgACACCGACGAGCCcgagcccgcgcccgcgcccgcgcccgccgccgccagcgccgcctcgGCGCCCTCGCCCAGCGACACGCTCAGCGTGGCCGTGGCCGAGCGCGCCGGCTCGCCGTGGTCGCGCACCACGATGAGCAGGGTCTGCCGCGGGCCGTCCGCCTCCTCCAGCGCCCGCGCCGTGCTCACCTCGCCGCTGTACAGCCCCACGCGGAACGCGCCCTTcccccgcggctcccgcagcTCGTAGCGCAGCCACGCGTTGTAGCCCGAGTCCGCGTCCACCGCACGGATCTTCGCCACCACCTGCCCCGCCGGCGACCCCCACGCCGCCCACGCCCACAGCGACCACcccgacgacgacgacgacgacgacgacgacgaccccgccgcgccgccagcccagggccccgcgccgccgcccgcaggcggcagcagcgccggcgcgttgtcgttctcgTCCACGACGAAGAGCTGCACCGTGGCGTTGCCGCACAGCGCCGGCTCCCCCGCGTCCACCGCGCGCACCTcgaactgcagcacctgcagctcctcgTAGTCgaagggctgcagcgcccacagCCGCCCGCTCTCCGCGTCCACCGACACGTAGCTCGACACCGACCGCgaccccgcgcccgcgcccgcgccgccctccgccaCCGAGTAGCTCACGCGCCCGTTGCCCGCCTCGTCCGGGTCCCGCGCCCACAGCCGCGccagctccgcgcccgccgcgttGTTCTCCCGCGCCAGCACCGTGTACACGGCCTGCGCGAAcgccggcgcgttgtcgttcacgtCCGACACCGGCACCCGCAGCCCGCGGCTcgcgcgcagcggcggcgccccgccgtcCTCCGCCCGCACCTCCACCTCGTACTCCGCCACCCGCTCCCGGTCCAGCGCCTCCCGCAGCACCAGCGAGTACGAGCCCTCGAACGTCGCCACCAGCCCGAACGGCGCCGGCGGCCACACCGCGCACCGCACCCGCCCGTTCGCCCCCGAGTCCCGGTCCGACACGCTCAGCAGCGCCACCACCGTCCCCACCGCCGCGTCCTCGGGCACCGGCACCGACAGCGACGTCACCCACACctccggcgcgttgtcgttcacgtccaccacctccagctccacGCTGCAGTGCCCCGATAACGGAGGCGCCCCCCTGTCTTTCGCTTCCACTTGTATCTCGTATAGACAAACGTCCTCAAAATCCAGGGGACCCGCCAGCTTCATCTCCCCTGTGCTCGAGTCCAGCACGAACAGGTCCTTTCCACTGGCAGGGATTACGTTGTTCACTGTGTACGCCACTTGGCTGTTCATTCCCTCGTCCGGATCCGTGGCTCTCACACGCACCACCAGCGTCCCCTCTGCAGCGCTCTCCGCCAGCTGCACTTTATAGATCGACTGGTTGAACTCGGGAGCGTTGTCGTTCACATCCAGCACCGAGATCACCAGCTCCATCGTGCCCGACAGCGACGGTCTGCCCCCGTCACTCGCCGTCAGCAGCAACCGGTGCACAGGCATCGCCTCCCGGTCCAGTGCCTTCGACAGCACCAGAAATAACGATTTCCTGTTTTCATCCGCGGATTTCACTTCTAAAGCGAAATGCTCGCTCGGGCTGAGTTTGTAGGAGAGCTGCGCGTTGGCTCCGATGTCGGCGTCCGACGCGCCCTCCAGCGGGAAGCGGGAGCCCGGCAGCGTTGTTAATTCCGCGACACTGAGGTTTTTGCGGGCGGCGGGGAAGAGCGGGGCATTGTCGTTGATGTCGGTGACCTCCAGCTCCACGTGGAAGACGCGCAGCGGCcgctccaccagcacctccaggCGCAGGGCGCACGGCGCGCTCTTCCCGCACAGCTCCTCCCGGTCCAGCCGCGAGCTCACCACCagcgccccgctcgccccgctcACCTCCACGCTCGCCCGCCGCCCCTTCGCCACCAGCCGCAGCCGACGCGCCTCCAGCTCGCCCGCCTCCAGACCCAGGTCCTGCGCCAGGCGACCCACCACCGTGCCGGCCTTGGCCTCCTCCGGCACCGAGTAGCGCACCTGACCGCCGCCCAGCGCCCACGCCGCCTGCAGCACCAGCACCCGCAGCAGCGCCTGCGCGCACACGCCCATGGCCAGCGCCGGCACCCGCACGGGCCCGCACGCCTcacggctcccggctcccggcaccgccgccgctcgccgccgctccccggcgccgccgcccgcgccctgcCGCTCCCCCCGCGCTCACAGCCGGGCTTTCCGCCGCACcggggcggagccgccgcgccgtgccgcgccgccgccgttTCTGAGCCTGCAGCGACACCGTGTGCCCcgctgcggcgccgcgccggcaAAGCCGCCTTCCTGCGGCCGTCAGGCCCGGGCCGCCGCGCCAGGCCGCG
This genomic interval from Apteryx mantelli isolate bAptMan1 chromosome 14, bAptMan1.hap1, whole genome shotgun sequence contains the following:
- the LOC136993385 gene encoding protocadherin alpha-3-like is translated as MGVCAQALLRVLVLQAAWALGGGQVRYSVPEEAKAGTVVGRLAQDLGLEAGELEARRLRLVAKGRRASVEVSGASGALVVSSRLDREELCGKSAPCALRLEVLVERPLRVFHVELEVTDINDNAPLFPAARKNLSVAELTTLPGSRFPLEGASDADIGANAQLSYKLSPSEHFALEVKSADENRKSLFLVLSKALDREAMPVHRLLLTASDGGRPSLSGTMELVISVLDVNDNAPEFNQSIYKVQLAESAAEGTLVVRVRATDPDEGMNSQVAYTVNNVIPASGKDLFVLDSSTGEMKLAGPLDFEDVCLYEIQVEAKDRGAPPLSGHCSVELEVVDVNDNAPEVWVTSLSVPVPEDAAVGTVVALLSVSDRDSGANGRVRCAVWPPAPFGLVATFEGSYSLVLREALDRERVAEYEVEVRAEDGGAPPLRASRGLRVPVSDVNDNAPAFAQAVYTVLARENNAAGAELARLWARDPDEAGNGRVSYSVAEGGAGAGAGSRSVSSYVSVDAESGRLWALQPFDYEELQVLQFEVRAVDAGEPALCGNATVQLFVVDENDNAPALLPPAGGGAGPWAGGAAGSSSSSSSSSSGWSLWAWAAWGSPAGQVVAKIRAVDADSGYNAWLRYELREPRGKGAFRVGLYSGEVSTARALEEADGPRQTLLIVVRDHGEPARSATATLSVSLGEGAEAALAAAGAGAGAGSGSSVSGLRPAAGAEGGAAAAAAAATNVWLVVAICAVSSVFLLAVVLYGASRWAPRAAVLSGPGPATLVCASEVGSWSYSQRQSRSLCVADGAGKSDLMVFSPNFPPPAAGPAAKETPQDPPALLDTVSGTFFSTPSHLRGLPETLSQFFPVPLEPPLGGGLGPGRLRGAGACQAFDLRLLAAMSVVSAFACKCAQLSELMCALRRSLTSGAWGLVG
- the LOC136993384 gene encoding protocadherin alpha-3-like codes for the protein MGVCARALLRVLVLQAAWALGGGQVRYSVPEEAKAGTVVGRLAQDLGLEAGELEARRLRLVAKGRRASVEVSGASGALVVSSRLDREELCGKSAPCALRLEVLVERPLRVFHVELEVTDINDNAPLFPAARKNLSVAELTTLPGSRFPLEGASDADIGANAQLSYKLSPSEHFALEVKSADENRKSLFLVLSKALDREAMPVHRLLLTASDGGRPSLSGTMELVISVLDVNDNAPEFNQSIYKVQLAESAAEGTLVVRVRATDPDEGMNSQVAYTVNNVIPASGKDLFVLDSSTGEMKLAGPLDFEDVCLYEIQVEAKDRGAPPLSGHCSVELEVVDVNDNAPEVWVTSLSVPVPEDAAVGTVVALLSVSDRDSGANGRVRCAVWPPAPFGLVATFEGSYSLVLREALDRERVAEYEVEVRAEDGGAPPLRASRGLRVPVSDVNDNAPAFAQAVYTVLARENNAAGAELARLWARDPDEAGNGRVSYSVAEGGAGAGAGSRSVSSYVSVDAESGRLWALQPFDYEELQVLQFEVRAVDAGEPALCGNATVQLFVVDENDNAPALLPPAGGGAGPWAGGAAGSSSSSSSSSSAWSLWAWAAWGSPAGQVVAKIRAVDADSGYNAWLRYELREPRGKGAFRVGLYSGEVSTARALEEADGPRQTLLIVVRDHGEPARSATATLSVSLGEGAEAALAAAGAGAGAGSGSSVSGLRPAAGAEGGAAAAAAATNVWLVVAICAVSSVFLLAVVLYGASRWAPRAAVLSGPGPATLVCASEVGSWSYSQRQSRSLCVADGAGKSDLMVFSPNFPPPAAGPAAKETPQDPPALLDTVSGTFFSTPSHLRGLPETLSQFFPVPLEPPLGGGLGPGRLRGAGACQAFDLRLLAAMSVVSAFACKCAQLSELMCALRRTLTCGAWGLVG